In Sodalis ligni, a single genomic region encodes these proteins:
- a CDS encoding malate/lactate/ureidoglycolate dehydrogenase gives MPIFQHQFLREFLTARLTDIQVDHDIATQVADNLVEACLKGHDSHGVSMLPRYIAAIREGGLHPHADAVLTLDAGALLSFDGGQGFGQVVGRQAMAQGIERAKQYGVAVVGLANAHHLGRIGAWAEQAAKAGLVSIHFANVNSRSPVMPWQGQKPRLGTNPFCVGIPVDGASHPLVLDFATSIIAGNKARIAWNAGQELAPGCIVDDQGRPAVDPRWLMEEPFGALLPFGKHKGSGLSVVCSLLGAALTGGLTERHDNRDTQRILNSMLSILIDPHKLGGAANYQQEIAELLDWVRSSRDDASLLLPGDAEHEKYQQRLALGIEVDDTSWRQLAALADIPAGH, from the coding sequence GTGCCCATTTTTCAGCACCAATTTTTGCGGGAGTTTCTGACCGCCCGCCTGACGGATATTCAGGTGGATCACGACATCGCCACTCAGGTGGCGGATAATTTGGTGGAAGCCTGTTTAAAAGGACATGATTCCCACGGTGTCAGCATGCTGCCGCGCTATATCGCCGCCATTAGGGAAGGGGGATTGCATCCCCATGCCGACGCTGTGCTCACCCTTGACGCCGGGGCATTGCTCTCCTTTGACGGTGGGCAGGGTTTTGGACAGGTGGTAGGCCGCCAGGCCATGGCGCAGGGCATCGAACGGGCTAAACAGTACGGCGTAGCTGTAGTGGGGCTGGCCAACGCCCATCATCTCGGCCGGATCGGCGCCTGGGCGGAGCAAGCGGCCAAAGCCGGGCTGGTCTCCATTCATTTCGCCAACGTCAACAGCCGCTCGCCGGTGATGCCGTGGCAAGGGCAGAAGCCGCGGCTGGGAACCAACCCGTTCTGCGTCGGCATACCGGTGGACGGGGCCAGTCATCCGTTGGTCCTGGATTTCGCCACCAGTATTATCGCCGGCAATAAAGCCCGCATCGCCTGGAACGCCGGTCAGGAGTTGGCGCCCGGTTGTATTGTGGATGACCAGGGCCGGCCCGCCGTTGATCCGCGCTGGCTGATGGAAGAACCTTTCGGCGCATTGCTGCCGTTCGGCAAGCATAAAGGTTCCGGCCTGTCGGTCGTGTGCTCATTGCTGGGAGCGGCCTTGACCGGCGGCCTGACCGAGAGGCATGATAACCGCGATACGCAACGTATACTGAATAGTATGCTGTCGATTTTGATCGATCCCCACAAGCTGGGCGGGGCGGCGAATTATCAACAGGAGATCGCCGAATTGCTGGACTGGGTCCGCAGTTCCCGCGATGATGCCTCGCTTTTGCTGCCCGGCGATGCGGAACATGAAAAATATCAACAGCGGCTGGCGCTGGGGATTGAGGTCGACGACACCAGTTGGCGACAATTGGCGGCGCTGGCGGACATACCGGCCGGCCATTAA
- a CDS encoding ABC transporter ATP-binding protein: MAHNVQHIPAAPLLRVDALNLEYHTHQRVIRATHNVGFEVFAADRFVLLGPSGCGKSSLLKAIGGFLPAVSGRIELEGQSVTQPGPDRLMVFQEFDQLPPWKTVLENVMFPLLASGKAHRAEAREHARYFLDKVGLSAFADAYPHTLSGGMKQRVAIARALAMQPKVLLMDEPFAALDALTRRKMQEELLALWEEVRFTLLFVTHSIEEALVVGSRILLLSPHPGRVRAEINSHQYGINDFGSSDFQQTAQRIHELLFSDPESGPATAPAETAKPRFKVVGK; this comes from the coding sequence ATGGCACATAACGTTCAGCACATCCCGGCGGCGCCGTTGCTTCGGGTCGACGCATTGAATCTTGAATACCATACCCATCAGCGGGTAATTCGCGCCACGCATAATGTCGGCTTTGAGGTGTTTGCCGCAGACAGGTTTGTGCTGCTGGGCCCTTCCGGCTGCGGCAAATCCAGCCTGCTGAAAGCCATAGGCGGCTTTCTACCGGCGGTAAGCGGGCGAATCGAACTGGAGGGCCAGAGCGTTACCCAGCCCGGACCGGACCGTTTAATGGTATTTCAGGAGTTCGATCAGTTGCCCCCCTGGAAAACCGTGCTGGAGAACGTGATGTTCCCGCTGTTGGCCAGCGGCAAGGCGCACCGTGCCGAAGCCCGGGAACATGCGCGCTATTTTCTGGATAAAGTCGGCCTGTCGGCTTTCGCCGATGCCTATCCCCATACCTTATCCGGCGGCATGAAACAGCGGGTGGCCATTGCGCGCGCGTTGGCGATGCAGCCGAAGGTGCTGCTGATGGATGAGCCTTTCGCCGCGCTGGACGCACTGACCCGGCGCAAAATGCAGGAAGAGCTGCTGGCTCTGTGGGAAGAGGTGCGTTTTACCCTGCTGTTCGTTACTCATTCCATTGAAGAGGCCTTGGTGGTGGGCAGCCGGATTTTGTTGCTGTCCCCCCATCCCGGCCGGGTCAGAGCGGAAATCAACAGCCATCAGTATGGCATTAATGATTTCGGCAGCAGCGACTTCCAGCAGACAGCGCAGCGGATCCATGAGCTGTTGTTCAGCGATCCGGAAAGCGGCCCCGCAACGGCCCCTGCCGAGACGGCCAAACCCCGTTTCAAGGTCGTGGGTAAATGA
- a CDS encoding ABC transporter permease codes for MSIQPPVRPEYIYDLPPLWKMTLVKPLPLMTRLWNQAWLRKSVIILVLILLWEGAARWQNNDLLLPGFIQTLKAFMQDMASGELPTKIGFSLGTLIKGYIIGTVLALVLSSLAVSTRIGRDLLSTLTSMFNPLPAIALLPLSLLWFGLGENSLIFVLVHSVMWPMALNTYAGFLGVSDTLRMTGRNYGLRGLRYVWYILIPAALPSILSGLKIGWAFAWRTLIAAELVFGASSGKGGLGWYIFQNRNELFTDRVFAGLISVIIIGLLVEGLIFTTLERVTVKRWGMQK; via the coding sequence ATGAGTATTCAGCCGCCGGTCCGTCCGGAATATATTTATGATCTGCCTCCCCTGTGGAAAATGACCCTGGTAAAACCCTTGCCGTTGATGACGCGTCTGTGGAACCAGGCCTGGCTGCGCAAGTCGGTGATCATCCTGGTGTTGATACTGCTCTGGGAAGGGGCGGCGCGTTGGCAAAACAACGACCTGTTATTGCCGGGATTCATCCAGACCCTGAAGGCCTTTATGCAGGACATGGCCAGCGGGGAACTGCCGACCAAAATAGGCTTTTCACTGGGCACGCTTATCAAGGGCTATATCATCGGTACCGTGCTGGCGCTGGTGCTGAGCTCGCTGGCGGTATCGACCCGCATCGGCCGCGATCTGCTGAGCACCCTGACCTCAATGTTCAATCCGCTGCCCGCCATTGCCCTGCTGCCGTTATCGCTATTGTGGTTCGGCCTGGGGGAAAATAGTCTGATTTTTGTGCTGGTGCATTCGGTGATGTGGCCCATGGCGCTGAATACCTATGCCGGTTTCCTCGGGGTGTCCGATACGCTGCGCATGACCGGCAGAAATTACGGGCTGCGCGGGTTGCGCTACGTTTGGTACATTCTGATCCCCGCCGCCCTGCCTTCTATTCTCTCCGGCCTGAAAATCGGCTGGGCATTCGCCTGGCGGACCCTTATCGCCGCTGAACTGGTATTCGGCGCCTCCAGCGGTAAAGGGGGATTGGGCTGGTATATCTTCCAAAACCGCAACGAACTTTTTACCGACCGGGTATTTGCCGGTCTGATATCGGTCATCATTATCGGGCTGTTGGTGGAAGGACTGATATTTACCACCCTCGAACGGGTGACGGTAAAACGCTGGGGTATGCAGAAATAA
- a CDS encoding D-cysteine desulfhydrase produces the protein MHLARFPRLSLGQFPTPLEALPNLSRYLGGPNLYIKRDDSTGLATGGNKTRKLEFLLADALQQGADVVITQGATQSNHVRQTIAGAAKIGLKTQILLEKRVERFGEDYQRSGNVLLDNLLGGVIVDHLPAGTDMQQAMERLASTLREQGHTPYVIPGGGSNPIGALGYVACAEELLYQSSQQRLRIDRVVHATGSTGTQAGLVAGLNASNSGIPVLGISVRAPKAKQEENVYALARATWQLLGARGELPREQVSVNSDYVGEGYGLPTEGTLEALRLLAQLEGILLDPVYTGKGMAGLIDLIRKGQFGKDENVVFIHTGGSAGLFGYRQVLEQ, from the coding sequence ATGCATCTGGCCCGTTTTCCCCGACTTTCCCTTGGACAGTTCCCGACGCCTTTGGAGGCGTTGCCCAATCTGAGCCGCTATCTCGGCGGCCCCAACCTGTATATCAAACGTGACGACAGCACCGGCCTTGCCACCGGCGGCAACAAAACGCGCAAACTGGAGTTCCTGCTGGCCGATGCGCTGCAGCAAGGCGCCGATGTGGTAATAACCCAGGGCGCCACCCAATCCAACCATGTGCGCCAGACTATTGCCGGCGCGGCGAAAATCGGCCTGAAAACCCAGATACTGCTGGAAAAACGGGTAGAGCGGTTCGGTGAGGACTATCAACGCTCCGGCAACGTGCTGCTGGATAACCTGCTGGGCGGCGTTATCGTTGATCACCTGCCGGCCGGCACCGATATGCAGCAGGCCATGGAACGGTTGGCGTCAACCCTGCGTGAACAGGGCCATACCCCTTATGTTATCCCGGGCGGCGGTTCCAACCCCATCGGCGCCCTGGGTTATGTGGCCTGTGCCGAAGAGCTGCTGTATCAGTCCAGCCAGCAGCGGCTGCGCATCGATCGGGTGGTGCACGCCACCGGCAGCACCGGGACCCAGGCCGGTCTGGTGGCGGGTTTGAACGCCAGCAACAGCGGCATACCGGTATTGGGCATCAGCGTCCGTGCGCCTAAGGCCAAGCAGGAAGAGAATGTTTATGCGCTGGCACGGGCCACCTGGCAACTGCTCGGCGCCCGCGGTGAATTGCCCCGCGAACAGGTCAGCGTCAATAGCGACTACGTGGGGGAAGGCTACGGATTGCCCACCGAAGGCACCCTGGAAGCCCTGCGCTTGTTGGCGCAGCTGGAAGGCATTTTGCTCGATCCGGTTTATACCGGTAAAGGCATGGCCGGTCTTATCGATTTGATCCGCAAAGGTCAATTCGGCAAAGATGAAAACGTGGTGTTTATCCATACCGGCGGTTCGGCCGGGCTGTTCGGCTATCGCCAGGTACTGGAACAATAG